One stretch of Bombina bombina isolate aBomBom1 chromosome 7, aBomBom1.pri, whole genome shotgun sequence DNA includes these proteins:
- the CSF2RB gene encoding LOW QUALITY PROTEIN: cytokine receptor common subunit beta (The sequence of the model RefSeq protein was modified relative to this genomic sequence to represent the inferred CDS: deleted 1 base in 1 codon): MSSMGVPCSYHVLCILNVLLSLQGVQGAAVLESLSCTNDYSTHWMCHWKERTDAHRVVPLGLYYEDSVSRSRCVPSYPQPDGPDGLQMSCRVNVSGFIITMKANFTFLPEHIIQSTAEITPAHRVQVPPPQGLMIRSEDGQLIMTWKTPSFSNPSLALVYQMTYCRKDWEKWEDAPSVNVEELEVRLDAHLFVPGSTYLFRVRARIKEGQNLRGIWSTWSKALDWEVPKDDEENPQNFQCVYDGLVEMKCSWEVRSEVTSSVMFALYYTQIFTKSHKDATTSPGPTSVTREKLCLPTTSVAKAGFHPTSSTSCTLQVPPSQAQSSFNIQVRPMETVKTLFLLRISLVVLLPTCIVTLWSMQDDAECPDHMVFNVSGNLLEYYIPNSELQGTTMYSAQVRSQPEKTLSHNIYSGPWSEWSIKTSWKTKKAVDERSIYYAVPIGVLLLICTYTGHHFFKRSKKEMGAILARSQQEQSPTGEWSLTSSTNSSEEGEEPYPPELAVDTLLLIGEREDANKDSLQSNEGSLRSDTTIPSAEDNTKSHHSAQEVTNIGGPQDSVDGTITERIEQLTNIGCMESYLMSSRAQSMLNLASKKIRNPDYVTLPRCHDKLWMLPEKNQTPFTDNELNRSQMGYVLGMGAQAIQQQSKKQTQVGLTVPDRSYISVPLPSDIKVPSEGQGPLMIINHDGAGPLMLKQVGDYCFFPGLRGSQEKLESKVASQSRHKEPPIILDTPLPAVQAFKVMQRGYLTLPGT; the protein is encoded by the exons AAGTCGCTGTGTGCCCTCATATCCCCAGCCAGATGGTCCTGATGGCCTACAAATGAGTTGCAGAGTTAATGTGTCTGGATTCATTATCACAATGAAGGCCAACTTCACCTTCCTGCCAGAGCACATCATACAGAGCACGGCAGAAATTACACCGGCTCACAGAG tccagGTACCTCCTCCACAGGGGCTCATGATACGTTCTGAGGATGGACAACTGATTATGACCTGGAAGACCCCAAGTTTTTCTAACCCGTCTCTGGCTCTGGTTTATCAGATGACATATTGCAGAAAGGACTGGGAAAAATGGGAG GATGCTCCTTCCGTAAATGTGGAAGAGTTGGAGGTTAGACTTGATGCCCATCTGTTTGTCCCAGGAAGCACT TACCTGTTCAGGGTTAGAGCTCGAATCAAGGAAGGGCAGAATTTAAGGGGTATATGGAGCACCTGGAGCAAAGCCCTTGACTGGGAGGTGCCTAAAG ATGATGAGGAAAACCCTCAAAACTTTCAGTGTGTGTACGATGGTTTAGTGGAGATGAAGTGCAGCTGGGAAGTGAGATCAGAGGTCACATCATCTGTGATGTTTGCCTTGTACTACACTCAGATCTTCACTAAATCTCATAAAGATGCCACCACGTCTCCAGGACCAACCTCTGTTACAAG GGAGAAGCTCTGTCTTCCAACCACGAGTGTGGCCAAAGCTGGTTTCCACCCTACATCCTCTACAAGCTGCACCCTGCAAGTACCACCTTCACAGGCACAAAGCTCCTTCAATATCCAGGTCAGACCTATGGAGACAGTGAAGACTTTATTCCTTCTCAGAATA TCTCTAGTTGTCTTGCTTCCTACATGCATTGTAACTCTATGGTCTATGCAGGATGATGCAGAATGTCCGGATCACATGGTGTTTAATGTCTCGGGCAATCTGCTGGAATATTACATACCAAACTCCGAACTCCAAGGCACCACCATGTACTCAGCCCAAGTCCGCTCACAGCCTGAGAAGACCCTATCTCACAACATCTATAGTGGCCCCTGGAGTGAGTGGAGCATAAAAACGTCCTGGAAGACCAAGAAAG CTGTGGATGAACGAAGTATTTATTACGCTGTACCAATTGGAGTTTTGCTGTTAATCTGCACTTATACGGGACATCATTTTTTTAAGAG GTCCAAAAAAGAGATGGGAGCAATCCTTGCCCGATCCCAGCAAGAGCAATCTCCTACGGGAG AATGGTCATTGACTTCATCTACAAACTCAAGTGAAGAAGGAGAGGAACCTTACCCCCCAGAGCT AGCAGTAGACACTTTGCTACTCATAGGTGAAAGGGAAGATGCAAACAAAGACTCTCTGCAGTCAAATGAAGGTTCACTTAGATCTGACACCACTATCCCATCTGCAGAGGACAATACAAAAAGTCACCACTCTGCCCAAGAAGTGACCAACATTGGTGGACCACAAGATTCTGTTGATGGAACCATAACTGAGAGAATTGAGCAGCTCACCAACATAGGTTGTATGGAATCCTATCTGATGTCCTCCCGTGCCCAATCTATGTTAAATTTGGCGAGCAAAAAGATAAGAAACCCAGATTATGTTACCCTACCAAGGTGTCATGACAAGCTATGGATGCTGCCTGAGAAGAATCAGACCCCATTCACTGACAATGAGCTCAACAGGAGTCAAATGGGTTATGTGCTAGGTATGGGAGCTCAAGCTATTCAACAGCAATCCAAAAAACAGACTCAGGTGGGGCTTACTGTTCCAGATAGAAGTTATATCTCTGTACCGTTACCTTCGGACATCAAGGTTCCTTCAGAGGGACAGGGACCACTGATGATCATAAACCATGATGGAGCTGGACCTCTCATGCTGAAGCAGGTTGGAGACTATTGTTTCTTTCCTGGGCTTCGTGGAAGTCAAGAGAAATTAGAATCAAAGGTAGCTTCACAGAGTAGGCATAAAGAGCCGCCCATAATCCTGGATACCCCATTGCCCGCTGTGCAGGCCTTCAAGGTTATGCAGAGAGGATATCTGACCCTACCTGGAACTTAG